A window from Actinomycetospora corticicola encodes these proteins:
- a CDS encoding MalY/PatB family protein — translation MPDTAAHPFDALTADAMRAGGSWKWSGQGVGDGVDRHGRPLIGAFVAEMDFPTAGPVVEAVRASAGASQFGYLADAWVADLAAACAAFWADRFGWSVDPERIRPVPDVMTALVATIEHFTPPGTPVLLPTPAYMPFLTVPGRLGREMVPVPMTAAPFALDLDALDAAFVSSGAKLLVLTNPHNPTGRVFTRDELRAVTAVVERHGARVFADEIHAPLVFDGRAHVPYASTSEAAAAHTVTATSASKAWNLPGLKCGQVILSNAADAARWSERGYLAEHSTATPGVLASTAAYAHGRAWLDDVLAYLDGNRALLRDAPLPGVGKEIPEGTYLAWLDASGLGLDEPPSAFFAREAGVVLTDGALCGGPGGMRLTLATARPVLAEALERMAAALS, via the coding sequence ATGCCCGACACCGCCGCGCACCCGTTCGACGCCCTGACCGCGGACGCGATGCGGGCCGGCGGCTCGTGGAAGTGGTCCGGCCAGGGGGTCGGCGACGGCGTCGACCGGCACGGTCGCCCCCTCATCGGGGCGTTCGTCGCGGAGATGGACTTCCCGACGGCGGGTCCGGTGGTCGAGGCGGTCCGCGCGAGCGCCGGGGCGTCGCAGTTCGGCTATCTCGCGGACGCATGGGTCGCCGACCTGGCGGCGGCGTGCGCCGCGTTCTGGGCCGACCGGTTCGGGTGGTCGGTGGACCCCGAGCGAATCCGGCCCGTTCCCGACGTCATGACGGCGCTCGTGGCGACGATCGAGCACTTCACCCCGCCGGGCACCCCGGTGCTCCTGCCGACGCCCGCCTACATGCCGTTCCTGACGGTGCCCGGGCGGCTCGGGCGGGAGATGGTGCCGGTCCCGATGACCGCGGCGCCGTTCGCCCTGGACCTCGACGCACTGGACGCCGCGTTCGTCTCGTCCGGGGCGAAGCTGCTGGTGCTGACGAACCCGCACAACCCGACGGGCCGGGTGTTCACCCGGGACGAGCTGCGCGCGGTGACCGCCGTCGTCGAGCGGCACGGCGCCCGGGTGTTCGCCGACGAGATCCACGCCCCGTTGGTGTTCGACGGCCGCGCGCACGTGCCGTACGCGTCGACCTCGGAGGCGGCCGCGGCGCACACGGTCACGGCGACGTCGGCGTCGAAGGCGTGGAACCTGCCGGGACTGAAGTGCGGCCAGGTGATCCTGTCGAACGCCGCCGACGCCGCGCGGTGGTCGGAGCGCGGCTACCTCGCCGAGCACAGCACCGCGACGCCGGGCGTGCTGGCCTCGACCGCGGCGTACGCGCACGGCCGGGCGTGGCTCGACGACGTGCTCGCCTACCTCGACGGCAACCGCGCCCTCCTGCGCGACGCGCCCCTGCCCGGCGTCGGGAAGGAGATCCCGGAGGGGACGTACCTGGCGTGGCTGGACGCGTCCGGGCTCGGTCTCGACGAGCCGCCGTCGGCGTTCTTCGCCCGCGAGGCCGGCGTGGTGCTGACCGACGGGGCCCTGTGCGGCGGGCCCGGCGGGATGCGGCTCACCCTGGCGACGGCGCGGCCCGTGCTGGCCGAGGCGCTGGAGCGGATGGCGGCCGCCCTCTCCTGA
- the acs gene encoding acetate--CoA ligase, whose protein sequence is MDDDRYAPPADLAARANVTAADEARLRAEADADLDAFWLARAKGLDWEREPTQGYDGSGHPFVTWFADGRLNVAHNCVDRHVDAGRGEKVALSWEGEPGDRVAVTYADLQRRVAQAAHGLTELGVRTGDVVVVYLPVLVETVVVMLACARIGALHSLVFGGFSAEALRFRVTDGRAKVVVTTDGQYRRGKAVPVKENADHAVAGTDVEHVLVVRRTGQDVPWTEGRDVWWHDVVDRQPTTHDAEAFDAETPLFLIYTSGTTGRPKGLVHTMGGYLTQTAWTAWACFDHRDDDVYWCQADLAWVTAHTYEVYGPLANGVTQVLYEGTPDTPHRGRHFEIIARHGVTVYYTAPTLVRTFMTWGTEITDDHDLSSLRLLGSVGEAINPEAWRWLHEHVGGGRAPIVDTWWQSETGAAMVAPLPGTTTLKPGSATRPLPGISVRVVREDGSDADPDEGGLLVVDRPWPAVARTVWGDPDRYVSSYFSKFSERGWYLAGDGARIDDDGYVWLQGRVDDVMNVSGHRLSSIELESALVSHPRVGEAAVIGAPDPTTGQAVVAFVVTRGEGAADEDLTVDLRAHVTRELGPVARPQQVHVVSVLPKTRSGKILRRLLLDLASGREPGDTTSIVDPTALDQARGALRAGEQKRGL, encoded by the coding sequence ATGGACGACGACCGCTACGCCCCGCCCGCCGACCTCGCGGCCCGGGCCAACGTCACCGCCGCCGACGAGGCCCGGTTGCGCGCCGAGGCGGACGCCGACCTCGACGCCTTCTGGCTCGCGCGCGCGAAGGGACTGGACTGGGAGCGGGAGCCGACGCAGGGCTACGACGGGTCCGGGCACCCGTTCGTCACCTGGTTCGCCGACGGTCGGCTGAACGTCGCGCACAACTGCGTGGACCGGCACGTCGACGCCGGGCGCGGCGAGAAGGTGGCCCTGTCCTGGGAGGGCGAGCCGGGGGACCGGGTCGCGGTCACCTACGCGGACCTGCAGCGTCGGGTGGCGCAGGCGGCGCACGGGTTGACCGAGCTCGGCGTCCGGACGGGCGACGTCGTCGTGGTGTACCTGCCGGTGCTCGTCGAGACGGTCGTCGTGATGCTGGCGTGCGCGCGGATCGGGGCGCTGCACTCGCTGGTGTTCGGCGGGTTCTCGGCGGAGGCGCTGCGGTTCCGGGTGACCGACGGGCGGGCGAAGGTCGTCGTCACCACCGACGGGCAGTACCGGCGCGGGAAGGCCGTCCCGGTCAAGGAGAACGCCGACCACGCGGTGGCCGGCACCGACGTCGAGCACGTCCTCGTCGTCCGCCGCACCGGCCAGGACGTGCCGTGGACCGAGGGCCGCGACGTCTGGTGGCACGACGTCGTCGACCGGCAGCCGACCACGCACGACGCCGAGGCCTTCGACGCCGAGACGCCGCTCTTCCTCATCTACACGTCCGGGACGACGGGCCGTCCCAAGGGCCTGGTCCACACGATGGGCGGCTACCTCACCCAGACCGCGTGGACGGCGTGGGCGTGCTTCGACCACCGCGACGACGACGTCTACTGGTGCCAGGCCGACCTCGCCTGGGTCACCGCGCACACCTACGAGGTGTACGGCCCGCTCGCGAACGGCGTGACCCAGGTGCTCTACGAGGGCACGCCCGACACCCCGCACCGCGGGCGGCACTTCGAGATCATCGCCCGCCACGGCGTCACCGTGTACTACACCGCGCCCACCCTGGTCCGGACGTTCATGACCTGGGGCACGGAGATCACCGACGACCACGACCTGTCGTCGTTGCGCCTGCTGGGCAGCGTCGGCGAGGCGATCAACCCCGAGGCGTGGCGGTGGCTGCACGAGCACGTGGGCGGCGGGCGTGCCCCGATCGTCGACACGTGGTGGCAGTCCGAGACCGGCGCGGCGATGGTCGCCCCGCTCCCCGGCACGACGACGTTGAAGCCGGGGTCCGCGACGCGGCCGCTGCCGGGCATCTCGGTACGGGTGGTGCGCGAGGACGGCAGCGACGCCGATCCCGACGAGGGCGGGCTGCTCGTCGTCGACCGGCCCTGGCCCGCGGTGGCCCGCACCGTCTGGGGCGACCCGGACCGGTACGTCTCGTCCTACTTCTCGAAGTTCTCGGAGCGGGGCTGGTACCTCGCGGGGGACGGCGCCCGCATCGACGACGACGGGTACGTCTGGCTGCAGGGCCGGGTGGACGACGTGATGAACGTGTCCGGGCACCGCCTGTCGTCGATCGAGCTCGAGTCGGCGCTGGTCAGCCACCCGCGGGTCGGCGAGGCCGCCGTGATCGGCGCACCGGACCCGACGACGGGGCAGGCGGTGGTGGCCTTCGTTGTCACGCGCGGGGAGGGCGCCGCCGACGAGGACCTCACCGTTGACCTGCGCGCGCACGTCACCCGCGAACTGGGCCCGGTCGCGCGCCCGCAGCAGGTGCACGTGGTGTCGGTCCTGCCGAAGACGCGCTCCGGCAAGATCCTGCGCCGCCTGCTGCTCGACCTCGCGTCCGGCCGGGAACCGGGGGACACGACGTCGATCGTCGATCCGACCGCTCTCGACCAGGCCCGAGGTGCGCTGCGCGCAGGTGAGCAGAAAAGGGGGCTATAG
- the treZ gene encoding malto-oligosyltrehalose trehalohydrolase translates to MTGLGVDGTFSVWAPTAGSVSVVVDGVTWPMAAEEGWWTATVEGAGPGSSYAYALDGADPLPDPRSRRQPDGVHAPSQVWAPPGLPDDRWTGRGLPGAVIYELHVGTFTPGGTFDSAVERLDHLVDLGVTIVEVLPVNAFDGTRGWGYDGVLWFAVTENYGGPDAFRRFVDACHERGLGVALDVVYNHLGPSGAYLDRFGPYFAGSNDWGSALNLDGPGSDTVRAYILENVTMWFVDFGVDALRLDAVHALRDTRATHVLEEMAVHVQGLEAALGRPLTLIAESDLNDPRLVTPREAGGYGLDAQWCDDIHHSLHSTLTGETQGYYVDFGDLDTLGAVLREAYVHAGTWSTFRGRTHGRPVDLDRVPGWRFLAYLQDHDQVGNRAGGDRLSASLSPGRLACGAALVFCSPFTPMIWMGEEWGASTPWAFFVGFDDPGLQDAVREGRRREFAEHGWGAEEVPDPTDVATFERSRLDWAEPEEGQHAWLLDVYRTLTALRRTERELADPRLDRVHVDVDAGARTLVVHRGALRLVVNLGAGEATVPVDGATEVVWTPFEVGLSEAAVVLPAESCVVLRTS, encoded by the coding sequence ATGACAGGTCTGGGCGTCGACGGGACGTTCTCGGTGTGGGCTCCGACGGCCGGATCGGTGAGCGTGGTGGTCGACGGTGTGACGTGGCCGATGGCCGCCGAGGAGGGGTGGTGGACCGCGACCGTCGAGGGCGCCGGTCCCGGGAGCTCCTACGCCTACGCGCTGGACGGCGCCGACCCGCTGCCCGACCCGCGCTCGCGCCGCCAGCCCGACGGCGTGCACGCGCCGTCGCAGGTCTGGGCGCCACCGGGCCTTCCCGACGACAGGTGGACGGGGCGGGGCCTGCCGGGGGCGGTGATCTACGAGCTGCACGTCGGCACGTTCACCCCGGGCGGCACCTTCGACAGCGCCGTCGAGCGTCTCGACCACCTGGTCGACCTCGGCGTGACGATCGTCGAGGTGCTCCCGGTCAACGCCTTCGACGGCACCCGCGGCTGGGGCTACGACGGCGTGCTGTGGTTCGCCGTGACCGAGAACTACGGCGGGCCGGACGCGTTCCGCCGCTTCGTCGACGCCTGCCACGAGCGCGGGCTGGGCGTGGCGCTCGACGTCGTCTACAACCACCTCGGGCCGTCCGGGGCCTACCTCGACCGCTTCGGGCCCTACTTCGCGGGCTCCAACGACTGGGGGTCCGCGCTCAACCTCGACGGACCCGGCTCGGACACCGTCCGGGCCTACATCCTCGAGAACGTCACGATGTGGTTCGTCGACTTCGGGGTGGACGCCCTGCGCCTCGACGCCGTGCACGCCCTGCGCGACACCCGGGCCACCCACGTGCTCGAGGAGATGGCCGTCCACGTGCAGGGGCTCGAGGCGGCACTCGGCCGGCCGCTGACCCTGATCGCCGAGTCCGACCTGAACGACCCGCGGCTGGTCACCCCCCGCGAGGCCGGCGGGTACGGGCTCGACGCGCAGTGGTGCGACGACATCCACCACTCCCTGCACTCCACACTGACCGGCGAGACGCAGGGCTACTACGTCGACTTCGGCGACCTGGACACCCTCGGGGCCGTCCTGCGCGAGGCCTACGTGCACGCCGGGACGTGGTCGACCTTCCGCGGCCGCACCCACGGCCGGCCCGTCGACCTCGACCGCGTGCCCGGGTGGCGGTTCCTCGCCTACCTCCAGGACCACGACCAGGTGGGCAACCGCGCCGGCGGCGACCGGCTGTCCGCGTCGCTGTCCCCCGGCCGGCTCGCCTGCGGCGCCGCGCTCGTGTTCTGCTCGCCGTTCACACCGATGATCTGGATGGGCGAGGAGTGGGGCGCCTCCACCCCCTGGGCATTCTTCGTCGGGTTCGACGACCCCGGGCTGCAGGACGCCGTGCGCGAGGGCCGTCGCCGCGAGTTCGCCGAGCACGGCTGGGGCGCCGAGGAGGTCCCCGACCCCACCGACGTCGCCACCTTCGAGCGCTCCCGCCTGGACTGGGCCGAGCCCGAGGAGGGCCAGCACGCCTGGCTGCTCGACGTCTACCGGACGCTCACCGCGCTGCGGCGCACCGAGCGCGAGCTCGCCGACCCGCGCCTGGACCGGGTGCACGTCGACGTCGACGCGGGCGCCCGGACCCTCGTGGTGCACCGCGGGGCGCTGCGCCTCGTGGTCAACCTCGGCGCCGGGGAGGCGACGGTGCCGGTCGACGGCGCCACCGAGGTGGTGTGGACGCCGTTCGAGGTCGGGCTCTCCGAGGCCGCGGTCGTCCTGCCCGCCGAGTCGTGTGTGGTGCTGCGCACCTCGTGA
- a CDS encoding SpoIIE family protein phosphatase: protein MDPLFAVDGDVAAAMAGVDWSSTPLGPSRSWPQELRTVVRVLLTSRFSMWMSWGPDLTFFYNDSYRRDTLRTKHPWALGRPLREVWSEIYDAILPQVRAVTERGESTWDEDLLLYLERNGWPEETYHTFSYSPLTDEQGNLHGLFCAVAETTPRVLSERRMAFLRDLATAMTSARTTRQVADASGDVLGGDHADIPFGLVYLRDVDTGDLALAAAVGARSSGPAAPTTATLDDDGPWSLGRARAGTVPAALPPALRDEVPTDCDRVVLVPLRPPGSAPDDLLGVLVVGLSRFLAFDDLYRDFVELVAGQVTSGVLDARAAESERQRAEALAELDTARRRFFADASHELRTPLTLISGPVDGLLAEPDLAPSRARGDLEVVARNARRLTRLVGDLLEVARLQAGSAEPRRSPVDLGRFTVDVAGMVASAMARAGLEYVVDAPSWPVPVAVSRVGWERIVLNLVANALKYTREGSVSVRLRHEGDRAVLTVADTGIGIAADELPRLFDRFHRIEGTWARSAEGSGIGLSLVRELVEYDGGSVEVASEPGIGTTFTVSMPVAELADGTDDGDDDDAPEGAVRSRALVDEAELWVPAGAAGEPDPDQPVLGRVLVVDDNADMRAYVSRLLAPRCAVVTAVDGEAGLEMALADPPDLVVSDVMMPGRDGLGLLTALREDPRTSRVPVLLLSARAGEEAAVEGLVAQADDYLVKPFAPGELQARVQAHLQLGRARREAEARFTAVADLAPALIWVSDGSGRRVFLNAGWARFTGRDRAAELGSGWFAGVHPADRAGYEAVVGPARDEGRSWETDLRLLHADGTYHRLVEQATPVPGPDGRAGGWVGAAVDVETRLREADRARLLAEVAAGMESTDTVTGRLGELARVLRDAHLGDRVFVDDSGDPAPAEAPRRLCRPLRVRDRTLGVLVLERDPDSTPVSAADRELVDEVVARTLPSLDNAMLHADERSAAHRLAIVHHATTAFSAAATPAEVGRAMMEHIVELLGEDAQAAVFEYDRGLRRLRLVTRRPPAGDPRSNGDDVPLEVDTLLTRAVLSERSIWVHEPEPGEPEDAQDPELVALMRARGLRKVVTIPLIAAGQVVGALAVGRDVLGRLDAGERTTLLALAEPCAVALDRARLFRAEHEIAQTLQRSLLPQALPEIARLPIAVRYLPGAVGTSAGGDWYDVVEVGPHHVAVVVGDVVGQGTAAAAVMGQLRTALSGYLLAGHGPGPALDLLDGLVARVPGARASTAICLLVDTDSGEVRWARAGHLPALLVDDPGPRLLTDPAGHGPLLGLGLDARAPRTEGTITIRDGDDLVLYTDGLVERRGESLDEGLDRLVEVTAARPDPAPEQTATYLLDALAPSEAIDDVAVVVLRLAPSPMTRTFPADPSELARMRRAVRVWAGPAGLRDEVAEDVQLALGEAATNAVEHAYGPVPPPDAEVRVTLTVLPDGGVTVDVTDHGSWRAIPSDPGHRGRGLSMIRALASDVVLDAGPDGTTVTFTVPPARRSQEPVREHARVSESDREVSVTVEGSTVTVQGDLDLAGADVLSRVVAAPPARSWTLDVSAVGHLASAGIGVLLAAADVGAELVLPQSGPAARVLALGGLPAPPQAAVRS, encoded by the coding sequence GTGGATCCCCTGTTCGCCGTGGACGGTGACGTGGCCGCGGCCATGGCGGGGGTCGACTGGTCGTCGACCCCGCTCGGGCCGTCCAGGTCATGGCCCCAGGAGCTGCGCACCGTCGTCCGCGTGCTGCTGACCTCGCGGTTCTCCATGTGGATGTCGTGGGGCCCGGACCTGACGTTCTTCTACAACGACTCCTACCGCCGCGACACGCTGCGCACGAAGCACCCGTGGGCGCTGGGCCGGCCGCTGCGCGAGGTGTGGTCGGAGATCTACGACGCGATCCTGCCGCAGGTCCGGGCCGTCACCGAGCGGGGCGAGTCGACGTGGGACGAGGACCTGCTGCTCTACCTCGAGCGCAACGGCTGGCCCGAGGAGACCTACCACACGTTCTCCTACAGCCCGCTCACCGACGAGCAGGGGAACCTCCACGGCCTGTTCTGCGCGGTCGCCGAGACCACCCCGCGGGTGCTCTCCGAGCGCCGCATGGCGTTCCTACGCGACCTCGCCACCGCGATGACCTCGGCCCGCACCACGCGGCAGGTGGCCGACGCGTCCGGCGACGTGCTCGGCGGCGATCACGCCGACATCCCGTTCGGGCTGGTCTACCTCCGCGACGTCGACACCGGGGACCTCGCCCTGGCTGCGGCCGTCGGGGCCCGGAGCAGCGGCCCGGCCGCCCCGACGACGGCCACCCTGGACGACGACGGGCCCTGGTCGCTCGGACGCGCCCGGGCGGGCACGGTGCCCGCGGCACTGCCGCCGGCCCTGCGCGACGAGGTGCCGACCGACTGCGACCGCGTGGTCCTCGTGCCGCTGCGCCCGCCTGGTTCCGCCCCGGACGACCTGCTGGGGGTGCTCGTCGTCGGGCTCTCCCGCTTCCTCGCGTTCGACGACCTGTACCGGGACTTCGTGGAGCTCGTGGCCGGGCAGGTCACCTCAGGCGTGCTCGACGCGCGGGCCGCGGAGTCCGAACGGCAGCGCGCCGAGGCCCTCGCCGAGCTCGACACCGCCCGACGCCGCTTCTTCGCCGACGCCAGCCACGAGCTCCGGACGCCGCTGACCCTCATCTCGGGGCCCGTCGACGGGCTGCTCGCCGAGCCCGACCTCGCCCCGTCGCGGGCCCGCGGGGACCTCGAGGTCGTCGCCCGCAACGCCCGGCGGCTCACCCGGCTCGTGGGCGACCTGCTCGAGGTGGCGCGGCTGCAGGCCGGGAGCGCCGAGCCCCGGCGCAGCCCGGTCGACCTCGGCCGGTTCACCGTCGACGTGGCCGGCATGGTGGCCTCGGCGATGGCGCGGGCCGGGCTGGAGTACGTCGTCGACGCCCCCTCGTGGCCGGTGCCGGTCGCGGTGAGCCGCGTCGGGTGGGAACGCATCGTGCTCAACCTCGTCGCGAACGCCCTCAAGTACACCCGCGAGGGCTCCGTCTCGGTGCGGCTGCGCCACGAGGGCGACCGCGCGGTCCTCACCGTCGCCGACACCGGGATCGGCATCGCGGCCGACGAACTGCCCCGCCTCTTCGACCGCTTCCACCGCATCGAGGGCACCTGGGCGCGCAGCGCCGAGGGCAGCGGGATCGGGCTCTCGCTGGTCCGGGAGCTCGTCGAGTACGACGGCGGGTCGGTCGAGGTCGCCAGCGAGCCCGGCATCGGTACCACCTTCACCGTGTCGATGCCGGTCGCCGAGCTGGCGGACGGGACCGACGACGGTGATGACGACGACGCGCCGGAGGGCGCCGTCCGGTCGCGCGCGCTGGTCGACGAGGCGGAGCTGTGGGTGCCCGCCGGGGCGGCGGGGGAGCCCGACCCCGACCAGCCGGTACTCGGCCGCGTCCTGGTCGTCGACGACAACGCGGACATGCGGGCCTACGTGAGCCGGCTGCTCGCGCCGCGCTGCGCCGTGGTCACCGCGGTCGACGGGGAGGCGGGGCTGGAGATGGCCCTCGCCGACCCGCCCGACCTGGTCGTGTCGGACGTGATGATGCCGGGGCGGGACGGCCTCGGGCTGCTCACCGCCCTGCGCGAGGACCCGCGCACGTCCCGGGTCCCGGTGCTGCTGCTCTCGGCCCGCGCCGGGGAGGAGGCGGCGGTCGAGGGGCTCGTGGCGCAGGCCGACGACTACCTGGTCAAGCCGTTCGCCCCCGGGGAGCTGCAGGCCCGCGTCCAGGCCCACCTGCAGCTCGGGCGCGCCCGGCGCGAGGCCGAGGCGCGGTTCACCGCGGTGGCCGACCTGGCGCCCGCCCTCATCTGGGTGTCCGACGGCTCCGGACGGCGGGTGTTCCTCAACGCCGGGTGGGCCCGGTTCACCGGACGGGACCGCGCCGCGGAGCTGGGGTCGGGCTGGTTCGCCGGGGTCCACCCGGCCGACCGCGCCGGGTACGAGGCCGTGGTCGGACCGGCCCGCGACGAGGGCCGGAGCTGGGAGACCGACCTCCGGCTGCTCCACGCCGACGGCACCTACCACCGCCTCGTCGAGCAGGCCACGCCCGTGCCCGGCCCCGACGGTCGCGCCGGCGGCTGGGTGGGGGCCGCGGTCGACGTCGAGACCCGGCTGCGCGAGGCCGACCGGGCGCGGCTGCTCGCCGAGGTGGCCGCCGGGATGGAGTCCACCGACACCGTCACCGGTCGGCTCGGGGAGCTGGCGCGGGTGCTGCGGGACGCCCACCTCGGCGACCGCGTGTTCGTGGACGACAGCGGCGACCCCGCCCCGGCGGAGGCCCCCCGCCGGCTCTGCCGTCCGTTGCGGGTGCGGGACCGGACGCTCGGGGTGCTGGTGCTCGAGCGGGATCCGGATTCCACGCCGGTCTCCGCGGCCGACCGGGAGCTGGTGGACGAGGTCGTCGCCCGGACGCTGCCGAGCCTCGACAACGCGATGCTCCACGCCGACGAGCGCAGCGCCGCGCACCGGCTGGCGATCGTCCACCACGCCACGACGGCGTTCTCGGCCGCCGCGACGCCCGCCGAGGTCGGCCGGGCGATGATGGAGCACATCGTCGAGCTGCTCGGCGAGGACGCGCAGGCCGCCGTGTTCGAGTACGACCGGGGCCTGCGCCGGCTGCGCCTGGTCACCCGTCGTCCGCCGGCCGGGGACCCGCGCTCGAACGGCGACGACGTGCCCCTCGAGGTGGACACCCTGCTCACCCGCGCGGTGCTCAGCGAGCGGTCGATCTGGGTCCACGAGCCGGAACCGGGGGAGCCGGAGGACGCGCAGGACCCGGAGCTGGTCGCGCTGATGCGTGCCCGGGGGCTGCGCAAGGTCGTGACGATCCCGCTGATCGCCGCGGGTCAGGTCGTCGGTGCCCTCGCCGTCGGGCGGGACGTCCTCGGCCGGCTGGACGCGGGGGAGCGGACCACGCTGCTGGCGCTCGCCGAGCCCTGTGCAGTCGCGCTCGACCGCGCCCGTCTCTTCCGCGCCGAGCACGAGATCGCGCAGACCCTGCAACGCTCGTTGCTGCCGCAGGCGCTGCCCGAGATCGCGCGGCTGCCGATCGCGGTGCGCTACCTGCCGGGCGCGGTCGGGACCTCCGCCGGCGGCGACTGGTACGACGTCGTGGAGGTCGGCCCGCACCACGTGGCGGTCGTGGTCGGCGACGTCGTCGGCCAGGGCACCGCGGCGGCGGCCGTGATGGGGCAGCTGCGGACGGCTCTCTCCGGCTACCTGCTCGCGGGCCACGGCCCCGGTCCGGCCCTCGACCTGCTCGACGGGCTGGTCGCCCGGGTCCCCGGCGCGCGGGCGTCCACCGCCATCTGCCTGCTCGTCGACACCGACTCCGGCGAGGTGCGTTGGGCCCGCGCCGGCCACCTGCCCGCCCTGCTCGTCGACGACCCCGGGCCCCGGCTCCTCACCGACCCGGCGGGCCACGGCCCGCTGCTCGGGCTCGGGCTGGACGCCCGCGCGCCGCGGACCGAGGGCACGATCACGATCCGGGACGGCGACGACCTGGTGCTCTACACCGACGGTCTCGTCGAGCGGCGCGGGGAGTCCCTCGACGAGGGACTGGACCGCCTGGTCGAGGTCACGGCGGCCCGCCCCGACCCGGCGCCCGAGCAGACGGCCACCTACCTGCTCGACGCCCTCGCCCCGAGCGAGGCGATCGACGACGTCGCTGTGGTGGTGCTCCGTCTCGCCCCGTCCCCGATGACCCGCACCTTCCCGGCGGACCCGTCCGAGCTCGCCCGCATGCGCCGGGCCGTCCGCGTCTGGGCCGGGCCCGCCGGCCTGCGGGACGAGGTCGCCGAGGACGTCCAGCTCGCGCTCGGCGAGGCCGCCACCAATGCCGTCGAGCACGCCTACGGGCCGGTCCCGCCGCCCGACGCCGAGGTCCGCGTCACCCTCACCGTCCTGCCCGACGGCGGGGTGACGGTGGACGTCACCGACCATGGATCCTGGCGTGCCATTCCGAGCGACCCCGGGCACCGGGGCCGCGGCCTCTCGATGATCCGGGCGCTCGCCTCCGACGTGGTGCTCGACGCGGGTCCTGACGGGACCACGGTGACGTTCACCGTGCCCCCGGCCCGGCGGTCGCAGGAACCCGTCCGGGAGCACGCGCGGGTGTCGGAGTCCGACCGGGAGGTGTCGGTGACCGTCGAGGGGAGCACCGTGACCGTGCAGGGCGACCTCGACCTCGCGGGCGCCGACGTGCTCTCACGGGTGGTCGCGGCACCGCCGGCGCGGTCCTGGACGCTGGACGTCTCCGCCGTCGGGCACCTCGCCAGTGCCGGCATCGGGGTGCTCCTCGCGGCCGCGGACGTCGGCGCGGAGCTGGTGCTGCCGCAGTCGGGCCCCGCGGCGAGGGTTCTCGCGCTGGGCGGGCTCCCCGCACCCCCGCAGGCGGCCGTCCGATCCTGA
- a CDS encoding aldo/keto reductase — protein sequence MEYRQLGRSGLKVSTMTMGTMTFGGRGMFEQLGTTDVEGATRQIDLCVEHGVNLVDTADMYSAGQSEEIVGQATKNHRDDLYLATKMRFPMGDGPNDGGASRTRIVRSCEDSLRRLGVEHIDLYQLHGWDGQTPLEETLEALDTLVRKGKIRYIGCSNYSAWHIMKALGVSERGEFQRFVSQQIHYTLQAREAENELVPVSIDQGLGILVWSPIAGGLLSGKFRRGQDDPETSRHLGEWSEPPVHDRDRLYDIIEVAAEVAEAHGVSVAQVANAWLLHKPGVTSLVIGARTEEQLADNLAAADLALTDDEVRRLDEVSAMPLLYPYWHQKNTITDRLSPADATLLG from the coding sequence ATGGAGTACAGGCAGCTGGGCCGGTCGGGACTCAAGGTCTCGACGATGACGATGGGCACGATGACCTTCGGCGGCCGGGGCATGTTCGAACAGCTCGGCACCACCGACGTCGAGGGCGCCACGCGGCAGATCGACCTGTGCGTCGAGCACGGGGTCAACCTCGTCGACACGGCCGACATGTACTCGGCCGGGCAGTCCGAGGAGATCGTCGGGCAGGCGACGAAGAACCACCGGGACGACCTCTACCTCGCCACGAAGATGCGCTTCCCGATGGGCGACGGGCCGAACGACGGCGGGGCCTCCCGGACCCGCATCGTCCGGTCGTGCGAGGACAGCCTGCGCCGGCTCGGCGTCGAGCACATCGACCTCTACCAGCTGCACGGCTGGGACGGCCAGACCCCGCTCGAGGAGACCCTCGAGGCGCTGGACACGCTCGTGCGCAAGGGCAAGATCCGGTACATCGGCTGCTCGAACTACTCGGCGTGGCACATCATGAAGGCGCTGGGCGTCTCGGAGCGGGGCGAGTTCCAGCGCTTCGTCTCCCAGCAGATCCACTACACGCTGCAGGCCCGCGAGGCGGAGAACGAGCTGGTCCCGGTCTCGATCGACCAGGGGCTCGGCATCCTCGTGTGGAGCCCGATCGCCGGTGGGCTGCTGTCCGGCAAGTTCCGGCGCGGCCAGGACGACCCGGAGACCTCGCGCCACCTCGGCGAGTGGTCCGAGCCGCCGGTCCACGACCGCGACCGGCTCTACGACATCATCGAGGTCGCCGCGGAGGTCGCGGAGGCCCACGGCGTGTCGGTGGCGCAGGTGGCCAACGCGTGGCTGCTCCACAAGCCCGGCGTGACCTCGCTGGTGATCGGCGCCCGCACCGAGGAGCAGCTCGCCGACAACCTCGCCGCCGCCGACCTCGCCCTGACCGACGACGAGGTGCGCCGCCTCGACGAGGTCTCGGCGATGCCGCTGCTCTACCCCTACTGGCACCAGAAGAACACGATCACCGACCGGCTCTCCCCGGCGGACGCGACGCTGCTCGGGTAG